From a region of the Sander lucioperca isolate FBNREF2018 chromosome 8, SLUC_FBN_1.2, whole genome shotgun sequence genome:
- the gabpa gene encoding GA-binding protein alpha chain, with amino-acid sequence MSKSEEEMIEIEIDEREKQTCLEEGVEEQTITASDLIQQDIDINEPIGNLKKLLEPRIQMSLDAYEICLQDIQLHPDHSLFDQGVKTDGTVQLSLQIITKPGEEKLNILEIVKPVETVEVVIDPDAAGEEGGLVEEGQLIAVERSGLSDETSEQVTRWAAALEGYRKEQVRLGIPYDPVLWSADQVIHWAVWVMKEFNIDEMEIGSIHIPGRDLCSFSQEEFLQKVPNGEILWSHLELLRKYVLASQDQSGGDATVTIDQPVHIIPTQVSTPTAIKVLKQNRGPRTPRISGGEERSSPGNRTGNNGQIQLWQFLLELLTDKDARDCICWVGEEGEFKLNQPELVAQKWGQRKNKPTMNYEKLSRALRYYYDGDMISKVQGKRFVYKFVCDLRTLIGYSAAELNNLVTECEQKKLARMQMHGIGQPITTVTLATTLDKDS; translated from the exons ATGTCTAAAAGTGAAGAAGAGATGATAGAGATCGAGATCGATGAACGGGAGAAACAGACATGCCTGGAGGAAGG GGTTGAGGAGCAGACCATCACTGCATCAGATTTGATTCAACAAGATATTGACATCAATGAGCCCATTGGCAATTTGAAGAAGCTCTTGGAGCCCCGTATCCAAATGTCACTGGATGCATATGAGATCTGCCTGCAGGACATTCAG CTTCACCCTGACCACAGCCTCTTCGATCAGGGAGTAAAGACAGATGGCACAGTGCAGCTGAGCCTGCAGATAATAACCAAACCAG GTGAGGAGAAGTTGAACATTTTGGAAATTGTGAAGCCTGTAGAAACGGTAGAGGTGGTGATTGATCCAGATGcagcaggagaggagggaggtcTGGTGGAGGAGGGTCAACTCATTGCTGTGGAGCGATCTGGCCTGTCTGATGAGACGTCGGAGCAGGTTACACGCTGGGCCGCAGCACTTGAAGGCTACCGCAAAGAGCAGGTTCGCCTGGGCATACCATATG atCCTGTGCTCTGGTCAGCTGACCAGGTGATCCACTGGGCTGTGTGGGTAATGAAGGAGTTTAACATTGATGAGATGGAAATAGGCAGCATTCACATCCCAGGTCGAGATCTCTGCTCATTCAGCCAGGAAGAGTTCCTTCAGAAAGTGCCTAACGGAGAGATACTCTGGAGTCACCTGGAACTCCTACGCAAAT ATGTGTTGGCAAGCCAGGACCAGTCTGGAGGGGATGCTACTGTCACCATTGATCAGC CTGTGCACATAATCCCAACTCAAGTGAGCACACCCACTGCCATAAAGGTGTTGAAGCAGAACCGTGGCCCCAGAACTCCCCGAATTTCAGGGGGAGAGGAGCGCAGCTCACCTGGCAACCGCACAG GCAACAACGGTCAGATCCAGTTGTGGCAGttcctgctggagctgctgacaGACAAGGATGCAAGAGACTGCATCTGCTGGGTGGGCGAGGAGGGTGAGTTCAAACTCAACCAGCCCGAGCTTGTGGCGCAGAAATGGGGCCAGCGCAAGAACAAGCCTACGATGAACTATGAGAAACTCAGCAGAGCCCTcag GTATTACTACGACGGGGACATGATCAGCAAGGTGCAGGGCAAGCGCTTTGTCTACAAGTTTGTGTGCGACCTGagaactctgattggctacagtGCTGCTGAGCTCAACAACCTGGTGACCGAGTGTGAACAGAAGAAACTGGCTCGCATGCAGATGCATGGCATCGGTCAGCCCATCACTACAGTGACGCTGGCCACCACACTAGACAAAGACAGTTGA
- the u2af1 gene encoding splicing factor U2AF 35 kDa subunit: protein MAEYLASIFGTEKDKVNCSFYFKIGACRHGDRCSRLHNKPTFSQTIALLNIYRNPQNSAQSADGLTCAISDMEMQEHYDEFFEEVFTEMEEKYGEVEEMNVCDNLGDHLVGNVYVKFRYEEDAEKAVIDLNNRWFNGQPIHAELSPVTDFREACCRQYEMGECTRGGFCNFMHLKPISRELRRELYGRRRKGRHRSRSRSRERRSRSRDRGRGGGGGGGGGGGGRDHERRRSRDRERSGRF from the exons ATGGCGGAGTACCTGGCGTCCATTTTTGGGACAGAGAAAGATAA GGTCAActgctctttttattttaaaattggtGCCTGCCGACATGGCGACCGCTgctccagattacacaacaagCCGACATTCAGCCAG ACAATTGCCCTCCTGAACATTTACCGGAACCCTCAGAATAGTGCCCAGTCTGCTGATGGTCTAACCT GTGCCATCAGTGACATGGAGATGCAGGAGCACTATGATGAGTTTTTTGAG GAGGTCTTCACAGAGATGGAAGAAAAGTACGGAGAGGTGGAGGAGATGAACGTATGTGACAACCTCGGGGACCACTTAGTAGGAAATGTGTACGTGAAG TTCCGTTATGAAGAGGACGCGGAGAAGGCTGTGATAGACCTGAATAATCGGTGGTTTAATGGACAGCCCATCCATGCTGAGCTCTCTCCCGTCACAGACTTCAGAGAAGCCTGCTGTCGCCAATATGAAATGGG GGAATGCACTCGTGGTGGTTTCTGCAACTTCATGCATCTGAAGCCCATCTCGCGTGAACTGAGGAGAGAGCTCTATGGGCGTCGGAGGAAGGG CCGCCATAGGTCCCGGTCTCGCTCGAGAGAGAGGCGATCTCGCTCGAGGGACAGAGGTCgaggaggtggagggggaggaggtggaggaggaggtggcCGTGACCACGAGAGACGTCGctccagagacagagagcgttcGGGACGATTCTGA